The following are encoded in a window of Mycobacterium vicinigordonae genomic DNA:
- a CDS encoding phosphomannomutase/phosphoglucomutase, which yields MSWPAAAVHRVIKAYDVRGLVGDEITEPFVTDVGAAFARLMRAEGAGQVVIGHDMRDSSPALAAAFARGVLGEGLDVVRIGLASTDQLYFASGQLNCPGAMFTASHNPAAYNGIKLCRAGAKPVGKDTGLTTISEDLIAGNPSAYQGAPGAAADKDVLADYGAFLRSLVNTDGLRPLRVAVDAGNGMAGHTTPAVLGAIESITLLPLYFELDGTFPNHEANPLDPANLLDLQNFVRETGADIGLAFDGDADRCFVVDERGRPVSPSTVTSLVAARELGREIGATVIHNVITSRAVPELVAERGGTPLRSRVGHSYIKALMAETGAIFGGEHSAHYYFRDFWGADSGMLAALYVLAALGEQHRPLSELTADYQRYESSGEINFTVADAPAAVDAVLKAFASQIHSIDHLDGVTVDLGGGSWFNLRSSNTEPLLRLNVEGRSIEDVDAVVGQVSAQIEAQAGRDGAGP from the coding sequence ATGTCTTGGCCCGCCGCGGCTGTCCACCGTGTCATCAAGGCATATGACGTGCGTGGGCTTGTCGGAGACGAGATCACCGAACCGTTCGTCACCGATGTCGGCGCCGCATTCGCCCGGCTGATGCGTGCCGAGGGCGCCGGGCAGGTGGTGATCGGGCATGACATGCGCGACAGTTCCCCGGCGCTGGCGGCCGCGTTCGCGCGTGGAGTACTCGGCGAGGGCCTGGACGTGGTGCGCATCGGTTTGGCGTCCACCGATCAGCTGTACTTCGCCTCGGGGCAGCTGAACTGCCCGGGTGCCATGTTCACCGCCAGCCACAATCCGGCGGCGTACAACGGCATCAAACTGTGCCGCGCCGGCGCCAAACCGGTCGGCAAGGACACCGGTCTGACGACCATCAGCGAGGACCTGATCGCCGGGAACCCAAGTGCCTATCAGGGCGCGCCCGGCGCCGCCGCCGACAAGGACGTGCTAGCCGACTACGGGGCGTTCCTGCGGTCCCTGGTGAACACCGATGGCCTGCGCCCGCTGCGGGTCGCGGTGGACGCCGGCAACGGGATGGCCGGGCACACCACGCCCGCCGTGCTGGGCGCGATCGAATCGATCACCTTGCTGCCCTTGTACTTTGAGCTCGACGGCACATTTCCCAACCACGAGGCCAACCCGCTGGACCCGGCGAACCTGCTGGACCTGCAGAACTTCGTGCGTGAGACCGGCGCCGATATCGGGCTGGCTTTCGACGGCGATGCAGACCGCTGCTTCGTCGTCGACGAACGCGGCCGGCCGGTCTCCCCGTCGACGGTCACCAGCCTGGTGGCCGCCCGCGAGCTGGGCCGCGAGATCGGCGCCACGGTGATCCACAACGTGATCACTTCCCGCGCCGTGCCCGAATTGGTGGCTGAGCGCGGCGGCACACCGCTGCGCTCACGCGTCGGCCATTCCTATATCAAGGCGCTGATGGCCGAAACCGGCGCCATCTTCGGCGGCGAACATTCGGCGCACTATTACTTCCGCGACTTCTGGGGTGCCGACTCGGGGATGCTGGCCGCCCTGTATGTGCTCGCGGCGCTGGGGGAGCAACATCGTCCGCTGTCGGAGTTGACCGCGGACTACCAGCGCTACGAATCCTCCGGCGAGATCAACTTCACCGTGGCGGACGCGCCGGCCGCGGTGGACGCGGTGTTGAAGGCGTTCGCCAGCCAGATCCACTCCATCGATCACCTCGACGGCGTAACGGTCGACCTGGGCGGCGGCAGCTGGTTCAACTTGCGCAGTTCCAACACCGAGCCGTTGTTGCGGCTCAACGTCGAGGGGCGCAGCATCGAAGACGTGGACGCGGTGGTCGGCCAGGTCAGTGCACAGATCGAGGCGCAGGCAGGCCGGGACGGGGCCGGACCGTGA
- a CDS encoding WhiB family transcriptional regulator — MGSTPHAVPGSAVTSLPMPTAPVRPHLSVVPDAPSAFEPEPLEEVPADQWQDKALCAQTDPEAFFPEKGGSTREAKKICLGCEVRHECLEYALAHDERFGIWGGLSERERRRLKRGII; from the coding sequence ATGGGAAGCACACCGCACGCCGTTCCCGGTTCCGCCGTGACGTCTTTGCCAATGCCGACGGCACCTGTCCGCCCTCATCTGAGTGTGGTTCCCGACGCACCGTCCGCGTTCGAGCCGGAGCCGTTGGAGGAAGTCCCCGCCGATCAGTGGCAGGACAAGGCGTTGTGCGCGCAGACCGACCCAGAAGCCTTCTTCCCGGAGAAGGGCGGCTCGACGCGCGAGGCGAAGAAGATCTGCCTGGGCTGCGAGGTCCGGCACGAATGCCTGGAATATGCGCTGGCCCACGACGAGCGCTTCGGGATCTGGGGCGGTTTGTCGGAACGGGAACGCCGCCGCCTCAAGCGCGGTATTATCTAG
- a CDS encoding DUF3499 domain-containing protein — MNVPRRCCRPGCPHYAVATLTFVYSDSTAVVGPLATAREPHSWDLCVGHAGRITAPRGWELVRHAGPLNAEPVNPDEDDLVALADAVREGGAARANAVVNGFTAEVYDGYDDVPRTNGAGDLHTAGAHATAPSGGLLAPPEHRSGRRRGHLRVLPDPSD, encoded by the coding sequence GTGAACGTACCCCGTCGCTGCTGCCGGCCCGGGTGTCCGCACTATGCAGTGGCAACGCTGACGTTCGTCTACTCGGACTCCACGGCGGTGGTCGGCCCACTCGCTACCGCGCGGGAACCCCATTCCTGGGACTTGTGCGTCGGTCATGCCGGCCGCATCACCGCCCCCCGCGGGTGGGAACTTGTCCGTCACGCCGGGCCGCTCAATGCCGAGCCTGTCAACCCCGACGAAGACGACCTGGTCGCCCTGGCCGACGCGGTGCGCGAGGGCGGCGCTGCCCGGGCCAACGCGGTTGTCAACGGCTTCACCGCCGAGGTCTACGACGGGTACGACGACGTCCCGCGTACCAACGGTGCCGGGGACCTGCACACTGCCGGTGCCCACGCCACCGCGCCCAGCGGCGGTCTGCTGGCGCCGCCCGAGCACCGCTCCGGTCGGCGTCGCGGGCATTTGCGGGTATTGCCCGATCCTTCCGACTAA
- a CDS encoding metallopeptidase family protein yields MGPAGAFRRRSRRRGRDPRGPLLPPTVPGWRSRAERFDMAVLECYEPIERRWRDRVAELDIAVDEIPRISAKDPDSVQWPPEVIADGPIALARLIPAGVDVRGNATRARIVLFRKPIERRAKDTVELGDLLHEILVAQVAIFLDVEPSVIDPTIDD; encoded by the coding sequence ATCGGGCCGGCCGGAGCATTCCGCCGCCGATCCCGGCGACGGGGTCGCGATCCACGCGGCCCGCTACTGCCGCCGACGGTGCCGGGGTGGCGGAGCCGGGCGGAACGCTTCGACATGGCGGTGCTCGAGTGCTACGAACCCATCGAGCGGCGCTGGCGAGACCGGGTGGCCGAGCTCGACATCGCCGTCGACGAGATTCCGCGCATCTCGGCCAAGGATCCCGATAGCGTGCAGTGGCCCCCGGAGGTGATCGCCGACGGTCCGATCGCTTTGGCCCGGCTGATCCCGGCCGGGGTCGATGTCCGCGGCAACGCCACGCGGGCACGAATTGTGTTGTTCCGCAAGCCAATTGAGCGACGAGCGAAGGACACCGTCGAACTCGGCGACTTACTGCACGAGATACTGGTGGCCCAAGTGGCCATCTTTCTGGACGTCGAGCCCTCGGTTATCGACCCGACGATCGACGACTGA